A section of the Amycolatopsis sp. AA4 genome encodes:
- a CDS encoding glycosyltransferase has protein sequence MTVLAIALAVLGAFFFATGALLQHSVVTGLSGRTRIGELIRAPRWLGGLALLGSGAGVHAVALGMAPLTVVQPVGVIAVAITAILDRRRRDLPAVAVTMLGVGTFVTVAAGSTTSTEVGADAQTRAALLVLGIVALLTLIGALASRPSVRGLCFGAAGGAAYGFVSVLMRAVSLELREGTVDFGTAVSVAAMVTALLVGGWLVQLSYRCGPPHLAVACLTVVDPLVAVGLGAGVLGEATHLDATATAVALTAAVLAVGGVAVLSRSSSSSVHSTRSEHPVNDDRALRIVVAAETYPPDVNGAAQFAYRLSTGLAGRGHEVHVISVDPEGPARTERDGDVVVHRVRSHRTPFHRTFRIGLPWEVSKDVAALLEELQPDLVHVQAHFVVGRYVLKHAAEMGVPGVATNHFMPENLFGHVRVPTWLRGAASRWAWRDLTRVFSTARVVTAPTPRAVELLHDNGFPQRAVPVSCGIDIDRYRLRKVPRSAADPTVLFVGRLDEEKRVDELLRAVALVPRLRAEIVGDGSCRAAWEKLAEELGIADRVRFRGFVSEEDLLDAYAAADLFCMPGIAELQSLATMEAMAAGKPVVVADAMALPHLCRPGYNGWLFEPGNVGQLAERLHAVVADPATLARMGAASGKMIAGHALESTLDSFEACYSEAMGRVAAVPAAA, from the coding sequence ATGACTGTCCTCGCCATTGCGCTCGCCGTGCTCGGCGCGTTTTTCTTTGCCACGGGCGCACTTCTGCAGCACAGTGTCGTCACCGGGCTGTCCGGCCGGACGCGGATCGGGGAACTGATCCGGGCACCGCGCTGGCTCGGCGGCTTGGCCCTGCTCGGTTCGGGGGCGGGCGTGCACGCGGTCGCGCTGGGCATGGCTCCGCTGACTGTCGTGCAGCCGGTCGGGGTCATCGCCGTGGCGATCACCGCGATTCTCGACCGGAGGCGGCGGGATCTGCCCGCGGTCGCGGTCACCATGCTCGGCGTCGGGACGTTCGTGACAGTCGCCGCGGGCAGCACCACGAGCACCGAGGTCGGGGCCGACGCGCAAACGCGGGCGGCCTTGCTGGTGCTGGGGATCGTGGCGCTGCTGACGCTGATCGGCGCGCTCGCTTCGCGTCCGTCGGTCCGCGGACTGTGTTTCGGCGCGGCCGGCGGCGCTGCCTACGGCTTCGTTTCGGTCCTGATGCGAGCGGTTTCCCTTGAACTGCGCGAGGGAACCGTCGACTTCGGCACCGCGGTCTCCGTGGCCGCGATGGTGACGGCGCTGCTGGTCGGCGGCTGGCTCGTGCAGTTGTCCTACCGATGCGGTCCGCCGCACCTCGCGGTCGCTTGCCTGACTGTCGTGGATCCGCTGGTCGCGGTGGGCCTTGGCGCCGGGGTGCTCGGCGAAGCCACCCACCTCGACGCCACGGCGACCGCGGTCGCGCTGACCGCTGCGGTGCTGGCGGTCGGCGGCGTCGCGGTGCTGAGCCGCAGCAGTTCTTCTTCCGTCCACTCCACCAGATCGGAGCATCCAGTGAACGACGACCGGGCTTTGCGGATAGTGGTCGCCGCCGAGACCTATCCGCCGGACGTCAACGGCGCGGCGCAATTCGCGTACCGGCTGTCCACCGGGCTCGCCGGCCGCGGCCACGAGGTCCACGTGATCAGCGTCGACCCGGAGGGCCCGGCGCGCACCGAACGGGACGGCGACGTCGTGGTGCACCGCGTCCGGTCGCATCGCACGCCGTTCCACCGGACCTTCCGGATCGGCCTGCCCTGGGAGGTGAGCAAGGACGTCGCTGCGCTGCTGGAGGAGTTGCAGCCCGACCTGGTGCACGTCCAGGCGCATTTCGTGGTCGGAAGGTACGTGCTGAAGCACGCCGCCGAGATGGGTGTCCCGGGGGTGGCGACGAACCACTTCATGCCGGAGAACCTGTTCGGCCACGTGCGAGTGCCGACGTGGCTGCGCGGCGCTGCTTCGCGCTGGGCATGGCGGGACCTGACGCGCGTGTTCTCGACAGCCCGCGTGGTGACCGCGCCGACGCCGCGTGCGGTGGAACTGCTGCACGACAACGGTTTCCCGCAGCGTGCGGTCCCGGTGTCCTGCGGTATCGACATCGACCGGTACCGCCTGCGTAAGGTGCCCCGGTCCGCTGCCGATCCGACGGTGTTGTTCGTCGGACGCCTTGACGAAGAGAAGCGCGTCGACGAGCTGTTGCGCGCGGTCGCGCTCGTGCCTCGCCTGCGTGCGGAGATCGTCGGCGACGGTTCCTGCCGGGCGGCCTGGGAAAAGCTCGCCGAAGAGCTGGGGATCGCCGACCGGGTGCGGTTCCGCGGGTTCGTGTCCGAAGAGGACTTGCTGGACGCGTACGCCGCCGCGGATCTCTTCTGCATGCCAGGAATCGCCGAACTGCAGAGCCTCGCGACGATGGAGGCGATGGCGGCGGGGAAGCCGGTGGTGGTCGCGGACGCGATGGCGCTGCCGCACCTGTGCCGTCCGGGCTACAACGGCTGGCTGTTCGAACCGGGCAATGTGGGGCAGCTGGCCGAACGGCTGCACGCGGTGGTCGCGGACCCGGCGACGCTGGCGCGGATGGGGGCGGCGAGCGGAAAGATGATCGCCGGGCACGCACTGGAGTCCACTTTGGATTCCTTCGAAGCCTGCTACTCCGAGGCGATGGGCCGCGTCGCCGCGGTGCCCGCCGCAGCGTGA
- a CDS encoding DUF998 domain-containing protein, whose amino-acid sequence MTLITRKARATAPAIAAGALAFSLVPILLLHLVAAGTVDPVRDVISDYVFPPGGAVLLAAASLGLAGASLLVRHALLRQGLPSGSAESVLIALWAAGLVVATFFPTDPTGVETSFSGAVHRYAGAAMFVCLPLAGWLLARRRPEAKSVRWLSLASGAASLAFLLAHAPLLEQSVPEFLGLFERVLYALLYAQLFAVAAMARTEAAA is encoded by the coding sequence GTGACCCTCATAACGCGGAAAGCCAGGGCGACGGCGCCGGCGATCGCCGCCGGGGCGCTGGCTTTTTCGCTGGTGCCGATCCTGCTGCTGCACCTGGTGGCGGCGGGCACGGTCGACCCGGTCCGCGACGTCATCAGCGATTACGTCTTCCCGCCCGGCGGCGCGGTGCTGCTGGCGGCGGCTTCGCTCGGGCTCGCCGGTGCGTCGCTGCTGGTCCGGCACGCGCTGCTCAGGCAGGGATTGCCCAGCGGCAGCGCGGAGTCGGTGCTGATCGCGTTGTGGGCGGCCGGTTTGGTCGTCGCGACCTTCTTCCCGACGGATCCGACCGGCGTGGAGACGTCGTTTTCCGGTGCGGTGCACCGATATGCCGGTGCGGCGATGTTCGTCTGCCTGCCGCTGGCCGGATGGTTGCTGGCGCGCCGCCGGCCGGAAGCGAAGTCGGTGCGCTGGCTTTCGCTGGCCTCCGGCGCCGCTTCGCTCGCGTTTCTGCTGGCACACGCGCCGTTGCTGGAGCAGTCCGTGCCCGAATTCCTGGGGTTGTTCGAGCGGGTGCTGTACGCCCTCCTCTACGCACAGCTTTTCGCGGTTGCCGCGATGGCCCGGACCGAGGCGGCCGCATGA
- a CDS encoding GH92 family glycosyl hydrolase → MWSQKRRAAAVAAAGFVAAGLVSATTASASAAPVDPVSLVNPFVGTQNFGNTFPGASAPFGMVQVSPDTGGQGGYDYQQNSIYGFSQTHLSGVGCGVMGELPVMPTTGAVDSVDKNVYKSGYSHDDEKAEPGYYRVGLKKYGVDAELTATPRTGWQRYTFPSTGQANVLFNTGQANQSVKDSEIHVVGDRTLEGRVRAGGFCAGHDEHTVYFTATFDRPFAAYGTWRGSTRTSGSRDASGTGGNGAWVSFDAATDHDVVLKVGLSYTGLAGARDNLAKETSDSYDFDATRTALRKQWADRLGAIKISGGTPERQTAFYTSLYHAQLHPNLAGDLNGDYAGFDGKVHRANGYTPYQNFSLWDTYRPQNQLLEMLEPQVARDVALSVLAIGRDGGWLPRWALAGSETNIMTGDPVTPFLVEAWSKGLLAGHEDEAYGLLKKNATSTPPADSPYNGRSGVNYYNDRGYLPSGLTLGKDCAAKGGDNDCEHPTSATMEYSAADAALALMAKGLGHEADARMFADRGQWYRNVWNAADKQFRPRTTDGTWLTPYNPVDADHQFHEGGAYQYQWLVPQDPSGLAELMGGKQATEKRLDSFFAYGNLLKDPAGTARKDWIASPYDYYAKATYNPNNEPDLLSPYMYNWVGAPAKTATVVRAAMTLFTTGPDGMTGNDDLGTMSAWYVFSSLGLYPTMSGANFLAVSSPQFESATVQIGQYEGRQGGTLTVTAPGVSDTNRYVQSVSLNGRDVRQTWLDWSAVAHGGQLAYQVGSAPSSWGTQPGTEPPSVNKATGDLRRHVDATLRPSSVVLPQQSSAQTVHLNLDVLGQNPGAQPVFVTSSAPSGWRVQTDPLQLLWSSRLPTQKTAPVTVTVPANTPVGTYSVQLKASGPGANTVTRTASIEVREPTVCATTSGTQCAVDLSHDRNHDGTATVAASAEGNFDGSGWSYDADLMPPAGPFVHNGVSYAAPDPTGTAVNFVEARGQSLLLPAGKHQTVQLIGASHNGPVSTSLTVHYSDGSSADLPVTFGDWAGSTPSGTTVVLDMPHRIKAGTGIDGPPVRLFGLFSTVDATKTVQSVSMPNDPRVQLYALTLA, encoded by the coding sequence ATGTGGTCGCAGAAAAGACGGGCAGCTGCGGTCGCAGCGGCGGGATTCGTGGCAGCCGGACTGGTATCCGCCACGACCGCGAGCGCGAGTGCGGCCCCCGTGGACCCGGTGTCGCTCGTCAATCCGTTCGTCGGCACGCAGAACTTCGGCAACACCTTCCCCGGGGCCAGCGCGCCCTTCGGCATGGTCCAGGTCAGCCCCGACACCGGCGGCCAGGGCGGCTACGACTACCAGCAGAACTCGATCTACGGCTTCAGCCAGACCCACCTCTCCGGCGTCGGCTGCGGCGTGATGGGCGAACTGCCGGTCATGCCGACCACGGGGGCCGTCGATTCCGTCGACAAGAACGTCTACAAATCCGGGTACAGCCACGACGACGAGAAGGCCGAGCCCGGTTACTACCGCGTCGGGCTGAAGAAGTACGGCGTCGACGCCGAACTCACCGCCACCCCGCGCACCGGCTGGCAGCGCTACACCTTTCCCTCGACCGGGCAGGCCAACGTGCTGTTCAACACCGGCCAGGCGAACCAGTCGGTGAAGGATTCCGAGATCCACGTCGTCGGCGACCGGACGCTCGAGGGTCGCGTGCGCGCGGGCGGCTTCTGCGCCGGGCACGACGAGCACACCGTCTACTTCACCGCGACTTTCGACCGCCCGTTCGCCGCCTACGGAACCTGGCGCGGCAGCACCCGCACCTCGGGCAGCCGCGACGCCTCGGGCACCGGCGGGAACGGCGCGTGGGTCAGCTTCGACGCGGCCACCGACCACGACGTCGTCCTGAAGGTGGGGCTCTCCTACACCGGGCTCGCCGGCGCGCGGGACAACCTCGCGAAAGAGACCAGCGACAGCTACGACTTCGACGCCACCCGCACCGCGTTGCGCAAGCAATGGGCGGACCGGCTCGGCGCGATCAAGATCAGCGGCGGCACCCCCGAACGGCAGACCGCGTTCTACACCTCGCTTTATCACGCGCAGTTGCACCCGAACCTGGCTGGCGACCTCAACGGCGACTACGCCGGTTTCGACGGCAAGGTCCACCGCGCCAACGGGTACACGCCGTATCAGAACTTCTCGCTTTGGGACACTTATCGCCCGCAGAACCAGCTGCTCGAAATGCTGGAACCGCAGGTGGCCCGCGACGTCGCGCTGTCCGTGCTGGCGATCGGCCGCGACGGCGGCTGGCTGCCGAGATGGGCGCTCGCGGGCAGCGAAACCAACATCATGACCGGTGACCCCGTCACACCGTTCCTCGTCGAAGCCTGGTCGAAGGGTTTGCTGGCCGGGCACGAGGACGAGGCGTACGGGCTGCTCAAGAAAAACGCGACCAGCACCCCGCCCGCCGATTCGCCGTACAACGGACGCTCCGGCGTCAATTACTACAACGACCGCGGTTACCTCCCGAGCGGCCTCACCCTCGGCAAGGACTGCGCTGCCAAGGGCGGCGACAACGACTGCGAACACCCGACGTCGGCGACCATGGAGTACTCCGCTGCCGACGCCGCGCTCGCGTTGATGGCCAAGGGTTTGGGCCACGAGGCCGACGCACGGATGTTCGCTGACCGCGGCCAGTGGTACCGCAACGTCTGGAACGCCGCGGACAAGCAGTTCCGTCCGCGCACCACCGACGGCACCTGGCTCACGCCGTACAACCCGGTCGACGCCGACCACCAATTCCACGAAGGCGGCGCCTACCAGTACCAATGGCTGGTCCCGCAGGACCCGTCCGGACTCGCCGAACTGATGGGCGGCAAGCAGGCGACCGAGAAGCGGCTCGACTCCTTCTTCGCCTACGGCAACCTGCTCAAGGACCCGGCGGGCACCGCGCGCAAGGACTGGATCGCCAGCCCGTACGACTACTACGCCAAGGCCACCTACAACCCCAACAACGAACCCGACCTGCTTTCCCCGTACATGTACAACTGGGTCGGCGCGCCGGCGAAGACCGCGACTGTGGTCCGCGCGGCGATGACGCTGTTCACCACCGGTCCGGACGGCATGACCGGCAACGACGACCTCGGCACGATGTCCGCCTGGTACGTCTTCTCCTCGCTCGGCCTCTACCCGACGATGAGCGGCGCGAACTTCCTCGCCGTGTCGAGCCCGCAGTTCGAATCGGCGACCGTCCAGATCGGACAGTACGAAGGCAGGCAAGGCGGCACGCTCACCGTCACCGCGCCGGGCGTTAGCGACACGAACCGTTACGTGCAAAGCGTTTCGCTCAACGGACGCGACGTCCGGCAGACCTGGCTCGACTGGTCCGCGGTCGCGCACGGCGGCCAGCTCGCCTACCAGGTCGGCTCGGCACCGTCCAGCTGGGGCACGCAGCCGGGCACGGAACCGCCGTCGGTGAACAAGGCGACCGGGGACCTGCGTCGGCATGTCGACGCGACGCTGCGGCCGAGTTCCGTTGTGCTGCCGCAGCAATCTTCAGCGCAGACTGTCCACTTGAACCTGGACGTGCTCGGGCAGAACCCCGGCGCACAACCGGTCTTCGTGACCTCGTCGGCCCCGTCCGGCTGGCGAGTGCAGACCGACCCGCTGCAGCTGTTGTGGTCCTCCCGGCTCCCGACGCAGAAGACCGCGCCGGTCACGGTCACCGTTCCGGCGAACACCCCGGTGGGCACGTATTCGGTGCAGCTCAAGGCATCCGGGCCGGGCGCTAATACCGTCACGCGCACCGCGAGCATCGAGGTCCGGGAACCGACGGTGTGCGCGACGACGTCCGGCACCCAGTGCGCGGTCGATCTCAGCCACGACCGCAATCACGACGGGACCGCGACCGTCGCGGCGTCCGCGGAGGGCAACTTCGACGGCAGCGGCTGGAGCTACGACGCTGACCTCATGCCGCCAGCTGGCCCCTTCGTCCACAATGGAGTCTCCTACGCGGCACCCGATCCCACTGGCACCGCGGTGAACTTCGTGGAAGCACGCGGGCAATCGCTGCTGCTGCCCGCCGGTAAGCACCAGACGGTCCAGCTGATCGGCGCATCGCACAACGGCCCGGTGTCCACCTCGCTGACCGTGCACTACAGCGACGGGTCCAGCGCGGATCTTCCGGTGACGTTCGGCGACTGGGCCGGTTCGACGCCGTCCGGCACGACCGTCGTACTCGACATGCCGCACCGGATCAAGGCGGGCACCGGAATCGACGGCCCGCCGGTGCGCCTGTTCGGCCTCTTCTCCACAGTGGACGCAACCAAGACCGTCCAGTCGGTGAGCATGCCGAACGACCCCCGCGTCCAGCTCTACGCCCTCACTCTGGCCTGA
- a CDS encoding MFS transporter — MTATISARRQRLALIALCLPFFIVQLDATVVNVAVEAIRRDLGGGLGGEQWVIASYTIALAAGMLTAGSLGDRYGSRRVCVLGTVVFGVGSALCSLAPTLPVLIVARTLQGVGAAALLPCSLALIIRQFPEPRARAHALGLWGGIAAIGLATGPVAGGVLIALADWRAIFWINIPFAALAIVLTCRYVVESPQRRDRRLDPYGLVLGTVALCALAGGLIQVGRSGWAYPLIGAGVLTGLAFVLVERRRRDPMLPLAIFSSRPFSAASTAGLLFNFCLYGALLCLSLFLQGPLHQSAYATGMLTLPLTIAIGIGATASGRLTARFGARVPMLAGFSLAGLGAVLLAAAGSLPLLVAGGIVLCCCSIAMPAMTSVAMSTPPEEHTGLASGVLNTARQTGGALGTAVLGTLLTAGSTMSLSLPMTVVALGYAAAVGCTLLATRRRPLVSSAAPERR; from the coding sequence GTGACCGCAACAATCTCCGCACGCAGACAACGGCTCGCGCTGATCGCGCTCTGCCTGCCCTTCTTCATCGTCCAGCTCGACGCGACCGTGGTGAACGTCGCCGTCGAAGCGATCCGGCGCGATCTCGGCGGCGGGCTCGGCGGGGAACAATGGGTGATCGCCAGCTACACCATCGCGCTGGCCGCGGGGATGCTCACCGCCGGTTCGCTCGGCGACCGCTACGGTTCGCGACGGGTCTGCGTGCTGGGGACCGTCGTGTTCGGTGTCGGGTCCGCGCTGTGTTCGCTGGCCCCGACCCTTCCGGTGCTGATCGTCGCGCGGACGCTGCAGGGAGTGGGCGCGGCCGCGTTGCTGCCGTGTTCGCTCGCGTTGATCATCCGGCAGTTCCCGGAGCCGCGGGCCCGGGCGCACGCGCTCGGTCTGTGGGGCGGCATCGCGGCCATCGGCCTCGCGACCGGTCCGGTGGCGGGCGGCGTGCTGATCGCGCTCGCCGACTGGCGCGCGATCTTCTGGATCAACATCCCGTTCGCCGCCCTCGCCATCGTGCTGACCTGCCGGTACGTCGTCGAATCGCCGCAGCGGCGCGACCGTCGCCTCGATCCGTACGGGCTCGTCCTCGGCACCGTCGCCCTCTGCGCGCTCGCCGGCGGGCTGATCCAGGTCGGCCGGTCCGGCTGGGCTTACCCGCTGATCGGCGCCGGAGTGCTGACCGGGCTCGCGTTCGTCCTGGTCGAGCGACGCCGGCGCGATCCGATGCTGCCGCTGGCGATCTTCTCGTCCCGCCCGTTCTCCGCCGCGAGCACTGCCGGGCTGCTCTTCAACTTCTGCCTCTACGGCGCCCTGCTCTGCCTGTCGCTGTTCCTGCAGGGCCCGCTGCACCAGTCCGCGTACGCGACCGGCATGCTGACGCTCCCGCTCACCATCGCGATCGGCATCGGAGCCACCGCCAGCGGCCGGCTCACCGCCCGCTTCGGCGCCCGAGTCCCGATGCTGGCCGGGTTCAGCCTCGCCGGGCTCGGCGCGGTCCTGCTGGCAGCGGCCGGTTCCCTGCCGCTGCTGGTGGCGGGCGGCATAGTGCTGTGCTGCTGCTCGATCGCGATGCCCGCGATGACGTCGGTCGCGATGTCGACCCCTCCGGAGGAGCACACCGGACTGGCCAGCGGCGTGCTGAACACCGCTCGCCAGACCGGGGGCGCGCTGGGCACCGCGGTGCTCGGCACGCTGCTCACCGCGGGTTCGACGATGTCGCTGAGCCTCCCGATGACCGTGGTGGCCCTTGGCTACGCGGCGGCAGTCGGGTGCACGCTGCTGGCCACCCGACGCCGCCCGCTGGTCAGCTCGGCTGCCCCGGAACGACGCTGA
- a CDS encoding OmpA family protein, translated as MQRALVKAVVGAAAVVALVSACGSGGSNDSSGSKASGQNTAQSSAAAQPSGANQSGDAGQNGASGQNGASGQNGAPGQGGPAAQAVTAAIQQASQASPIKFEPEKAELTGKAKEGLSAIAKAMQGNDVKLKVETHAGYPDAEKAKKLSEERAQAIASALEADGVAKDRIQSEAHGNEKAQGDQALDTQLSVAS; from the coding sequence ATGCAGAGGGCACTCGTCAAGGCGGTCGTCGGGGCCGCAGCCGTCGTCGCGCTGGTCAGCGCGTGCGGGTCGGGCGGATCGAACGACTCGTCCGGATCCAAGGCGTCCGGGCAGAACACCGCCCAGTCCAGCGCGGCCGCACAGCCCAGCGGCGCCAACCAGTCCGGCGACGCCGGGCAGAACGGCGCGTCCGGACAGAACGGCGCGTCGGGCCAGAACGGAGCCCCCGGACAGGGCGGCCCGGCCGCGCAGGCGGTCACCGCGGCGATCCAGCAGGCCTCGCAGGCCTCGCCGATCAAATTCGAGCCGGAGAAGGCGGAATTGACCGGCAAGGCCAAGGAAGGCCTCTCCGCGATCGCGAAAGCCATGCAGGGCAACGACGTCAAGCTGAAGGTCGAGACCCACGCCGGCTACCCGGACGCGGAGAAGGCGAAGAAGCTTTCCGAGGAGCGCGCGCAGGCGATCGCGAGCGCGCTCGAGGCCGACGGCGTGGCCAAGGACCGCATCCAGAGCGAGGCGCACGGAAACGAAAAGGCGCAGGGCGACCAAGCCTTGGACACGCAGCTCAGCGTCGCTTCGTGA